The window catctgactttccaataaaaataaatatttaaaaaaaaactttttcagatTTGATGAACTAAGAAACCAGTACACCTGCCAGGACGTGCCCCTCAGAGTATCATTATACAATCCTTTTCATCATGTGTGACTTAATATGCTCTCTTATAGCGCAGGCCAGAAAGTGTGTTCTGAATGAAACATTTCTCTAAATCAATAGTTTCTAAACTTGAGTGTTCAGCACAATCACCTGAAAAGAATGTTAAACCACCAATTGATAAGCTTCTCTCTCAGTTTCTGATTCATTTGGCCCGAGGAAAGACCTGAGGATTTGTGTTTCGAACACAGTTCCCGGCAATGCTCATGCTGCTCTCCTAGGGACCACATTTTTAGTCCTGCAGACTTATTACTCCCTTTTCCTCTAGAAGCATCAGTAATACCAATTTTGAGTAAGAAGATATTCTACATTAAAGGGACTCAGAATATTGATATTGGAAACAAAAGATTAAGTCCATGAGATAAGTAGGGATAAACACATCATAACTTTGCAATATTACTTCACAAGAGAATATCTGTTGGGCTCACTGAATCTGTATCTCCGGAGGGTTAGGACTGGGAACACACGCTAATAACCAAGGGCAGCCATgccttcttttggatatattcacaAATAATCACACCGAAGTAAAGTTTTTCACAATCGTAAATTATATTCTTTATGTAACGAGTAGAAACTTTATTCCTCATTTTAAAACATCTCTTTTCCTGTCTTTGCCTGTTTTTTTGTTCCACCTACTAAATGCAGCTCCACAACGTTGCAGTTCTCATTCTCCTCTAGGCCTTACATCCCTCTTCACCCTCTCTTCCTAAAATTAATGACTACAAGTCCTTAGTACTTTCAGTTTTGCAATTAATGAATAATTTCAGGGTGCAAATCTCTGCGCTATATATAGTGGACATAAGGGGAAAAATCTCCACTTGGTTAAGAAGAAAAGTGATGAAAATTGCCCTACCTACCATTTTGCTTACAGAATTTTAAGCTGTGCTATGATGTAGAAAACAGCTTCTATTTTCCCTAACTCTACTGATTATTTAAGAATGTAAACCCTTAGGGAAAGGAAGGCAGGATAATATTTGAGGTTACAAGAAGACACAAACATCatcaatgtttttttctttttttaaatatttactttaatttttattggaaaggcagactcacagagagaagcagagacagagagaaaagatcttccatctgctgggtcactccccaagtggccgcaaaggccggagttaagttgatccaaagccaggaaactcctctaggtctgccacgcaggtacagagtctcacagctttgggccatcctctactgccttcccaggccacaagcagggaactagatgggaagtggagcagccaggacaagaacctggacccgtatgggatcccggcacatgcaaggtttaagcttagccactaggccattgcaccaagcTCAATCACAATTGCTTTTACACAGTATCAATGAATTCCCAGTCTGGGGGTTATCCCTTATATATGGGGAGTGTTTCCAGAACTCTACAGATAGGAAAATCCACTGGTGCCCAAGTCTCTAACATAAACCGACATAGTATTTACATGTGCAAAACTTTCATATATTATAAAATCTGCATTTGAGTaacaaagagggggaaaaaagagtaaTTATCCCCACCCATTGGATTATTTCCCAAAGGTTTAAAAGAGGTGTGGCTTGGATAGggtcaaagttaggagccagaaatgCAATCCAGGTCCCCAACACGGGTGGTAGGAACACAGTgacttgagtcatcactactGTCTCCCAAGGTAAGCATTACAGGAAGCTAGTTAGGGAGCCAAACCACAGGCACTTTTGTGTCATACCTcccatacaattttttaaattattttttgtattacttttttattttgataatctttacatggctgattagggcacaaagggtcaaggtctATAGAAAATTGGATAaaaccattgcttccacattaatattatttttttttctgtatctggggtcaggggagaaacaaagggaaaagccccacccagcctccaacccatcccaggtccctgatgtgggcatgctccgggggtcctgctcaagcagttatgatagttcaacagttctgaattgctgccaatctcaccattccaagcacgatgaaatctcttcagaatccactggctgacatagtctcttcatggttggtgttctgagatcagcagttcagttggagggatctccaaagaaacttcatgtgaggtgatcccagacccggTTCTTGTGTGTGAGTGCCACAGTCCATTGCcgcaatcagcttatgcatatgctggtggttgcagttctgtttccaaccctgtcttccacacaaaccaatgtgtattgcagtccagcccaatcctacctacttcatactcagtcctcatgcaaaccagtgggagttgcagcctactcagggcgactcccaataacccccaccaagcctgcccccagtcctggttcccatgcttgccacaatataccacagacttgttcagtctgtcccatatctcatttagctctggtacttgtcaatgggcacccaaccagccctactatccaaaccacactcatgctggtgggtgccgttctgtctagtcacctctgcccctgtccctgtcctggttttcatgctctcctgtaggagtggtaacccaagagggatgtgcccactatttccctgctgggccactcccagtcccagattatgcactctccagttggctctgcagtgtaacttgacagaattagcccccagtgccagcctctgccagctgatgctgcggcaaagcccaacaaaccctcacccgctctaatttatgcttgcaccagtcggaacagtcagtccagtatggcttttccctgatctagctcacatgaggcccacaggtgttgtagccctgcctggtctggtctgtccccatcccaactcatgctctgcTATGGGAATGACTGTCCAACAGAGGAGCCCGCCCCATTCCCtctactggctttgccccctccctccctggttctcatgtgtgctggttgggcactgtggcccagtctggtacggCCCACgtcatcttggcatttgccagtgggtgttatagcttggcccagcccagcccactcacaATTCCAGCTGACGCTGGTAAGGGtcacagcctagcccaacccagcagGCATacaatcccagccataatgtgtatCGATAtatgttgcgaccaaacctgacccgactcacactctgttctggtgctcggattcaccagcgggtgatgtgaactggttcagcctggtctgcccccgacctatgccaaatgtatgccagtgggtgtctTTCTCTAGCCTGGtatgggctgctccctatcatggttcttgcacttacctgcagggactgtgacccgacagaggagtttcccaagctcctccatcagaacctttctctatgccaggtcttgcgcatactggtgggtccatgggtcagccctacttagtccacctcctgtcttggcagtaacagtggcctttcctcatTGGCCTTCAattcattccagttcttactgttggatgtttcagtccagccaaggctcgtccatacccagacacacctcatacatggctcagcagaggcagagacctagcctagtccatcccacatctgctCTGGTCcttcagagcaccagatggtgctggagtctagcctggttaGGTGCGCCCAAcctcagttcacacttgtgccaagggagattgcagccatgtccagaccagaatgcagcccccagtctggcccctgcactcaacagtgggaactccaacccagcaagtgtgtactctcatagctccccaaccaggtctattcccagccctagattacggacatgccagtagttgctctgacccaattgtcttggcccctcacctgtctcagcctttgcctttgatactGTGgtctagcatccctggctcatgcagaccagtcggtgtaagaacCTAGTtcgacatgacctgtgctccagcctgatttctgttcttccttgtgagttaaggtttgcttggccctgcctggtctgcccccttccagttgtagCCCGGCCCACCCCTCATCCTGGTTTAGGATGCACAgatgccttgacctgcccagactgttgtcagtgaGTGATagcaggttccttggtcacacctaactcagcccatcaccaccccagctcacgagctgaccagtgggactagtattcCCACAAGGTTGtacccacacatcccccacagaatctacccccggacctggttctctcatgtgctggttagtgtcttgaccctgccaagtgtgacctgttCCACCAGTCAgatactggtacctagccctgccagacaggcccccatccatagctttcatgtggactggtgtgtgtcaGTTAGTGATGTTATACACTAACAGTCCATCTcaagattcccatgtgggctggtgaatcagtctggcccaaataaatcttatggaatctcccctccaaaccatcagggcTCAGTCCCCACGTTTGCCAGCAAGTTCCGTAATCCCATAGCTGCGAGTtacacaggattcatccctcacctacacccACACTGGCCTTATCTATGGATGTACGTAGGCAGCGATTACATACCGTAAAAAACCCTAGAACTTGCCgccgggaggccagcaggcagagcctggcagccACTGGGAGCACTGACCACTCAACAGCCTAGGACTTGCTCACCATGTGTGGCGACAGTGtccaacctggctcaggcacCCTTCACAGCTGCCACACTACAGAGGGCACCTCTCGCCCCAAGCCCCGGGCAAAcactcattttttattatttttattggaaaatcagaattacagagaggagagaaagatcttgcatgcactggttcactccccaactgactgcaccagagctgagatgatctgaagccaggagtcaggagccttccgggtctcccatatgggtgcagggtcccaagggtttcaGCCATCCTGTTTTTCTAGGtctaagtggagcagcctggacatgaagcaATGCCCACATGGCATACTGGTGTGTAcaaggggaagactttagccactaggctaccatgccaggctcaccTCCCATGTTTTAAATCGTCTTTCACTCACAATACCTAGTGCAGATTAATGCTATCTAAGTAGTTATACTGCATTGTTCAAACAATGACTTCCAACACCCTGCACATTTGCATTATAGAGAAAATTGCTTACAAATATCTCTTATCCAAGTTGAATCCACAGAAATGGAAACCAAGGATATTGAGAGCTGTCTGCACACCTGTACATTGACAGGTATCAGGTTTCCTAGTTAAAATTCAGTTTAAAATGTGatctggggcccggcatgatggcctagcggctaaagtccctgccttgaatgcaccaagatcccacaaGGGCTcctgttcgtgtcccagcgggcccacttcccatccagttccctgcctgtggcctggggaagcggttgaggatggctcaaagccttgggatattgcacccgtgtgggagaccaggaagaggctccagatcagcacagcacctaccattgtggtcactagggaagtgaatcattgcacagatcttcctctctgtctctcctctgtatagctgactttgcaataaaaaaaaatttttaatgtgatCTGCTCAGTACAGTCCACATTGACAAATGGTTCCTACATACTTCCCATCTAATACCATCCTTAGGTTATCTTACCCATTAAGTAGAAAGACAATTTCCAGAAGCCAAAGGAGCTCAGCTTGAATTGCAGCCCCTTATTCCCCTCAGTAGATCTCTTCAAGCCCCGTATTTCTACATCTTCATCTCCTTGTTAAACAGACTGCCTTTCCTAAGGTTTCCTACTTCTGTGATTCTAACTCCAGGAGAAAAGCATCTAGCATCCCTAAGTTAGAAACCTCTGTATCTGGACAAAGGAGAACGTTTCCTCAAACACAAATAAACATAATAATGTTTTTCCTTGAACCCCTTTTGCTTGCTTGAAAAGGACACCCTATCTATCTTTAATTCCTTAGAAAACTATCAAGAATAAAccacaaaagtttcaaataataCGGTTTTATTCTTAcattagaaacaaaaataaaccatgaGAACCTGTAAAACCATGCAACCTCCTGAAAGCTACAAAGCGATTGAAGGATCCATTGTAGAAGGATGCTTATCCTAAAGGGGTacaccaaccacacacacagagatcagcAGTGGAGACACTGATACCATGTGCCATTAGAAATTATTTAGCAGTGGGAAGTTTAAAAATGAACTTAAGCAAACAAGGGATACTCCTGAACTCTTTGCAAGAGAATACAGGTGATAGGAAATCAGAATCTGCCTAAAATCTCTAGCAAAACAATAGATTTACAAAAGCGAAGCCCGAAACCAAAACTCTCAGACaatgttaaaatttgcttttggGAAGACATCTTCATTTTATGATGTTTGAACggattctttctcctgctggatAGCTAGGGGGGAAAAAATAACAATCATTAAGAGAGTATTTCTAAAGTTAAGTTCAGCTTCTTCCAAAAGAGCTCTTTAGTAAGTTATTAAAGTCTGCCACACATGCTCTAAGTTTAGAATACTAAAGGCATGTGGAATGCATGCTGATCACCAGAACAATAGCTAGAATGTACAACTGTGTTTCCCTGTCAACTTTTACCCCAGTCCAAAGGTAGATCTATGCACTGCCAACTTTACCATGTCATTCTAGAACTGAGAAACACATGTTATTTTCTTCAGATGTACCTGTACTGATTCTATTGGTGATTTCAccttttcagaaaattttcagtAACCCTGGAATTTTCAAAGCAGACATGACAAAGAGTTCCCCGAGTTCTTTCGGGATATAATCAAATTGTTGGAGGCAAAAAAAATGTCTAACATACATAAAGTGGGCAAAACTGGTATTTCTTTACAACTAAGACCAATATTTCAAGATCGGCTTTAATGCAGTTTTTAGTATTCTGCTACTATAAACTATATGATTTCCTCCATTACTGCTCCACTCTATCATGTCAACACCACTTAATGTGCTAAGAAGATAAACATTTGATGTTCTATTATGTTTGCTGTTCTAACTATTGTACTAAACAGAACCATTCTCTAATTATTGCTTACTTTGTGCCAATACTTACTAGAACATGGGTTTATTTACTGAGCCTAGTAACTTTCACTGTGTCTCCATTAGAAACTCCCCATGACTTACTTTCCTTTGATGGAAGAGTATTTTTTTCTTCCGTATTAGTTTTCTTCAATTTTGACTTGTCaaacttctctacttctgataaGTCTGGCTTGTCACTCATCTTGGCTaaatgaaaaaagtaaatttCAGTTAACAGAAATATATTAAAGTTATCAGTCAACTCATTTTATATCTATGTATACTTCACCTACTGGTTTCAACAGGAAAATAGCAATACATCTTTAAGCGATCATGTTTTTATAAGAATACTTTCCTAGTATGCATCACTAGGTCATTTCTCACGGGTCGTAAATGCCCCTGGATCAGAAGGTATCGGCACTAGAGAGCCAGAGCCAATATGTCTGACTTTCAGTTACAGCAAAGGTAAAATGGAGGTGATGGAACCCCAAGAGCCGACTGCAACGAAGAAGAAAGGAGACTGGGTTAAGCAGGTAAAGCCTTCCATAGCAGCAGACAGCACTATTCCAGCATCTTCACTTTCCCTTCAACTGCTCTGCTTaggcatggggggagggggacacaAAGCAGGGTGGCACAGCTGTGTGAAGTTCTTTCCATGTTAAATGCCCAAGAACACTAGCTAAGGTGCTACAGAAGGGAGGCAACCAATCTGGTCCTGATTACATTTCTCCTGAGAGCTCTGGGGGCACTTTCTGTAAGGGACAGACCCAGGACTCCAGAAGGATGCAGTCAAccaagcagaggagggtcttacTTCGCCAGGTTTTCTCTGGAAAGGGAGAGGCTAGGGACGAGGCTCAGGGACGGGGGACCCTGGGAACCTCGGGTTTGCCAAGCCCTTCCTGGCCTGCCTGAAGGGACAAAAGGAGATTGCAGACTCCGGAAGGCGGGGCTGCGGTGCGTACCCGGCCCCACCCAGGCAGGGAAACAGCTGTCGGGTGCTCGGAAGGAAATGGGGAGGGCCGCCACGCAGCCGGATGAACCCCCACGCAGCCGCAGGGACCCCAAGCAGTCGGACGGACACCCCCGCAACTGGAGGGACCCCACGCAGTCGGAGGGACCCCACGCAGCCGGAGGGACCCCCGCAGCCGGACGGACCCCCCCGGCAGCCGAAGGGACCCCCGCAGCCGGAAGGACACCCCCGGCAGCCGAAGGGACCCCCGCAGCCGGACGGACACCCCCGGCAGCCGAAGGGACCCCCGCAGCCGGAAGGACACCCCCCGCAGCCGGACGGACCCCCCCCCCGGCAGCCGGAGGGACCCCCCCGGCAGCCGAAGGGACCCTCGCAGCCAAAGGAACCTCCGCAGCCGGACGGACCCCCCGCAGCCGGATGGACCCCTCTTCCCCCTACTTCCCTCAGGTCCAGGCTACCCAAAGACCCTGGGTGGCCGCGACGAAGACACCAACCCCtaagccaggaagccagaaggAACTAGACAATAGCACAGCCTgccaggagcagctgggctgcTTGCAGGAACCGCGCCCAGACCGCCGCGCGGGGAGGCGAGGGCCCCGCCCAGGCGCGCTCCCGGGAGGCCCAAACGCGCCTCTGGGTCCCCGCGGCCTCCGAACGCCCACCCTGGGACTCCCCAGCTCCTCTCGCCCACCCTGCGTCGTACACCCAAAGCCCGACCCCGCCAAGGGCTGGGCGGCGCCCCAAGGGGCGCCACGAAAAGACAAAGACGCCGGGTGCCCGGCGGCGTCGCCGCGAAACGCCACCACAACCTCGCCCGAAGGTCCTCAAAGCGCGACCCTCACCCACGGCCGCGCGGCCCTGGCGCTCTCCCGCTTCCCTTCTCATCCTTGTCCTGCGGGGCTGTCCCCCCCTCACCTGGACACAAGAAGACCCGAGAACAGACGTGTGTGGGAAGAGCGCACTGCAGCTCACGCAGGACCAGGCTGGCGCTTCCGCGGGGGAGCCCTGCACTTATAGCCGGGCTGCAGGCTCCATCTCCAACCCCGCCCCACCCTTCTCTGATTGGCCGAGGGACTCCaggctcctccctgccccaccctgcgccgctttatttttctgttattacTAGTATTGTtacagatttacttgtttatttgaaagagttatagagaggaggggCGAGAGACTGCAAATGACCCCAGTGCCCAGCACCGAGCCAGGCTGAGCCGGGCTGAGCCGGGCTGAGCcgggctgagccgggctgaaggctgcagccaggaattccatcagggtctccaggcgggtggcagggaccatctTGGGCTGCATTTCCAAGTGCAGGAGtaggggactggattggaagtggagcagccagaacaactCCAGACCAAatgagatgcctgcattgcagctTAACCCCTTGTGCCACAAAGCAGGCTCCCTACCTTGCACTTTCAGCTTTGCAGGGCCTGAGTCCACCAAACAGGGCTTGGTAATGATGACATGGTTGACCCACCAACCCGCTTACCTGTACCCAGGGATTGCCCTTTCTGTCCTTTCTGATTGCCCAGGGTAGCAGGGGTTTCTGCAAGGAGTAGAACACACGGTACTCTGTCATCAGGGACATGGGGAActctgagagctgagctgattgaactGTGCTTAGACTCTGGGCGTTTGCATAGGCTGTGGTGCTTAGGAACCTGAGATGGCCAAACAGGGCTTTGGAAGCCACAGTTTGTGGTGTTTGTACTAATTCTTGGGAGGCCATGGAGTAATGGTGCACATGGAATGGCCGCTGCTTTAGTCATGCGTTCCCACAGCTGCACTGATTTTACGTTCTTGAGCACTGAACGTGATAACAGACCTCTTCAAATAATCACAGGGAAATCTGTGATTGTTCATTTTTAGGTCCCCGGTGCCTACCATTTGCTTACCTCACAGGAGACTTTGAATAAGAATAAAGTCTATAGCTTGAAATCATGAATCCATGATTGAGGAAAATGTTTGAACAGTCTGTTCGAAGACAAAAGTGAGGGTTCAGCTGTTACTTAAATTAACTAAATGCTAGAGGTCTGTTTCTGGATATTTTCCCTGAATCTAAGAACCATTAATATAAAATGCAGGTAATATTGGGGCTTTCACAGTAAGGTCACTTTGGCGCTTTCATCAGAGGGATGACCCATGTCCTTGGctcctgcactgatgtgggagatctgaaacaAGCTTCCAGTCTTGGATCAGATTAACTCTGGCTATTACAgttatttggggaattaaccagcagatggaagacctctttctctttttctccttttctctccgtaaaactctgcctttcaaataaaaacaaatgtatctACAAGAATATAGGTAGTACTGTGTCTTTAGCAAGCACCCCACACTTTCCCAGATAGCTCTTCAGCTTATTAATGATGTTACATCTCCCTGCACTACCTAAGTTACATTTGAATCAGAGCTCCTGGCCTGAGACTGCAGTCCCCTAGGTCCTCTACCTGCATAACTCTGGTAACAAGAGGGAGCCTTGAACGGCCATCCATCCCCATCTCCACTCCTCCTGCCCGTCCTATTCCTCACTCACTCGCTCCTTGCTGAGGTCATCCTGCTGTTCCTCACAGAAAGCACGGTCACTGTTGCCTAGGGGCCTTTGCAATATCTATTCCATCTGTCAGGAAATGTCTTCCCCAGATCCCCGGCTTGCTGTCACACCCCCTTCTAAGAGTTGCCTCTATTcattgtttctgatttttctcttctaGTTCTCTCACGGATCCACTTCCTCCACTCCACTGAAATTACTTTTGCCAGGATCACAAAACGACTTGAAAATAGTTCAACCAGTGACCCCTCATCTTATTTTAACTA is drawn from Ochotona princeps isolate mOchPri1 chromosome X, mOchPri1.hap1, whole genome shotgun sequence and contains these coding sequences:
- the TMSB15A gene encoding thymosin beta-15A, with product MSDKPDLSEVEKFDKSKLKKTNTEEKNTLPSKETIQQEKESVQTS